In Labrus bergylta chromosome 1, fLabBer1.1, whole genome shotgun sequence, one genomic interval encodes:
- the polr1e gene encoding DNA-directed RNA polymerase I subunit RPA49, whose translation MTTSMAASCSLVCCGEESDSNKAVIVRFSNGNVNNANSLDFTMYKNADENNPRKKSRRIVVAESDRLSYVGNNFGVGSMKCNNLCKYYVGVLNKQTMQMEVHSAQLFNMQPVIPGEETDTATALDTTQTYRDKVDSLIEAFGTNKQKRALSSRRLNQVGSDTLNQAVAKAASSVIDQKGLEALQQEVADSQEDIALHLPPCSKEADRAENVYLFDDLLSPAEFEALEQGGSKMAALTSEELKKMRDEGGCLSVLKFLENLPAAGEAREKTARCAFYLSLLLKLARQRSITRKFGQEDGCPRVIQGKLFRTFTAESFKDGRIHNMVSSSMKVKLAAFSLALLLHMGHMTADLTLLHRDLGVTEARMIEIAKSMGLTLSKPARWKAAEDEHRHASLVLPLVKYDQFMERRKRKKMR comes from the exons TTCCAATAAAGCTGTGATTG TTCGCTTTTCAAACGGAAACGTCAACAATGCAAACAGTTTGGATTTCACGATGTACAAAAACGCAGATGAAAACAACCCCAGGAAGAAGAGCAGACGGATAGTG GTTGCAGAATCAGACAGACTCTCCTATGTTGGAAATAATTTTGGAGTAGGGTCCATGAAATGCAACAACCTTTGCAA ATATTATGTAGGAGTGTTGAACAAGCAGACCATGCAGATGGAGGTGCACAGTGCTCAGCTGTTCAACATGCAGCCTGTCATAccag GAGAGGAAACAGATACGGCCACTGCTCTGGATACGACACAGACCTACAGAGACAAG GTCGACTCTTTGATTGAGGCGTTTGGCACCAACAAACAGAAGCGAGCCCTGAGCTCCCGAAGGCTGAACCAGGTGGGCAGCGACACGCTGAATCAAGCCGTGGCTAAAGCTGCCAGCAGCGTGATCGATCAGAAGGGCCTGGAAG CTCtacaacaggaagtggctgaCTCCCAGGAAGACATCGCGCTCCACCTCCCACCTTGCTCTAAAGAAGCTGACAGAGCTGAGAACGTCTACCTCTTCGACGATC TCCTGAGTCCAGCAGAGTTTGAAGCTTTGGAACAGGGTGGatccaagatggcagcactcacctcagaggagctgaagaagatgagggatgaaggagg GTGCTTAAGTGTTTTGAAGTTCCTGGAGAACCTGCCGGCTGCAGGTGAAGCCAGAGAGAAAACGGCCCGCTGCGCCTTCtacctctctctgctcctcaaACTGGCACGGCAAAGAAGCATCACGCGCAAGT TTGGCCAGGAGGACGGCTGCCCTCGCGTCATTCAGGGCAAACTGTTCAGAACGTTCACAGCGGAGAGTTTCAAAGACGGCAG GATCCACAACATGGTGTCTTCATCGATGAAGGTCAAATTAGCAGCCTTTTCTCTCGCCCTGCTGCTGCATATGGGGCACATGACCGCCGACCTCACATTACTGCACCGGGACCTGGGAGTCACCGAGGCGAG GATGATTGAAATCGCAAAGTCAATGGGCCTGACTCTATCAAAGCCGGCCCGATGGAAGGCGGCGGAGGACGAACACAGACACGCCTCTCTGGTTCTACCTCTGGTCAAATATGATCAGTTCATGGAGAGACGCAAACGCAAGAAAATGCGCTGA